The following coding sequences lie in one Canis lupus familiaris isolate Mischka breed German Shepherd chromosome 34, alternate assembly UU_Cfam_GSD_1.0, whole genome shotgun sequence genomic window:
- the RTP1 gene encoding receptor-transporting protein 1 isoform X1, with translation MRIFRPWRLRCPTLHLPSLPVFSLRWSLPSLATDETMCKSVTTGEWKKVFYEKMEEAKPADSWDLIIDPNLKHNVLAPGWKQYLELHASGRFHCSWCWHTWQSPHVVILFHMYLDRAQRAGSVRMRVFKQLCYECGTARLDESSMLEENIEGLVDNLITSLREQCYGERGGQYRIHVAGRQDTRRHRGEFCEACQEGIVHWKPSEKLLEEEASTYTFSRAPSPAKPQAEAGSGCNFCSIPWCLFWATVLLLIIYLQFSFRSAV, from the exons ATGAGGATTTTTAGACCGTGGAGACTGCGCTGCCCTACCCTGcacctgccctctctccctgtaTTCTCGCTCAGGTGGAGCTTGCCCTCCCTCGCCACTGACGAGACCATGTGTAAAAGCGTGACAACAGGTGAATGGAAGAAAGTCTTCTATGAGAAGATGGAGGAGGCCAAGCCGGCCGACAGCTGGGACCTCATCATAGATCCCAACCTCAAACACAATGTCCTGGCCCCTGGCTGGAAGCAGTACCTGGAATTGCATGCCTCTGGCAG GTTCCACTGCTCCTGGTGCTGGCACACCTGGCAGTCGCCGCACGTGGTCATCCTCTTCCACATGTACCTGGACCGCGCGCAGCGGGCGGGCTCGGTGCGCATGCGCGTGTTCAAGCAGCTGTGCTACGAGTGCGGCACGGCGCGGCTGGACGAGTCGAGCATGCTGGAGGAGAACATCGAGGGCCTGGTGGACAACCTCATCACCAGCCTGCGCGAGCAGTGCTACGGGGAGCGCGGCGGCCAGTACCGCATCCACGTGGCCGGCCGCCAGGACACGCGGCGCCACCGCGGCGAGTTCTGCGAGGCCTGCCAGGAGGGCATCGTGCACTGGAAGCCCAGCGAGAAGCTGCTGGAAGAGGAGGCCTCCACCTACACCTTCTCCCGGGCGCCCAGCCCCGCCAAGCCGCAGGCCGAGGCCGGCTCTGGCTGCAACTTCTGCTCCATCCCCTGGTGCTTGTTCTGGGCCACGGTCTTGCTGCTGATCATCTACCTGCAGTTCTCCTTCCGCAGCGCCGTCTGA
- the RTP1 gene encoding receptor-transporting protein 1 isoform X2, which translates to MQEASSLIPRMQDHELHQWSLPSLATDETMCKSVTTGEWKKVFYEKMEEAKPADSWDLIIDPNLKHNVLAPGWKQYLELHASGRFHCSWCWHTWQSPHVVILFHMYLDRAQRAGSVRMRVFKQLCYECGTARLDESSMLEENIEGLVDNLITSLREQCYGERGGQYRIHVAGRQDTRRHRGEFCEACQEGIVHWKPSEKLLEEEASTYTFSRAPSPAKPQAEAGSGCNFCSIPWCLFWATVLLLIIYLQFSFRSAV; encoded by the exons ATGCAGGAGGCATCATCTCTGATACCTAGAATGCAGGACCATGAGCTTCATCA GTGGAGCTTGCCCTCCCTCGCCACTGACGAGACCATGTGTAAAAGCGTGACAACAGGTGAATGGAAGAAAGTCTTCTATGAGAAGATGGAGGAGGCCAAGCCGGCCGACAGCTGGGACCTCATCATAGATCCCAACCTCAAACACAATGTCCTGGCCCCTGGCTGGAAGCAGTACCTGGAATTGCATGCCTCTGGCAG GTTCCACTGCTCCTGGTGCTGGCACACCTGGCAGTCGCCGCACGTGGTCATCCTCTTCCACATGTACCTGGACCGCGCGCAGCGGGCGGGCTCGGTGCGCATGCGCGTGTTCAAGCAGCTGTGCTACGAGTGCGGCACGGCGCGGCTGGACGAGTCGAGCATGCTGGAGGAGAACATCGAGGGCCTGGTGGACAACCTCATCACCAGCCTGCGCGAGCAGTGCTACGGGGAGCGCGGCGGCCAGTACCGCATCCACGTGGCCGGCCGCCAGGACACGCGGCGCCACCGCGGCGAGTTCTGCGAGGCCTGCCAGGAGGGCATCGTGCACTGGAAGCCCAGCGAGAAGCTGCTGGAAGAGGAGGCCTCCACCTACACCTTCTCCCGGGCGCCCAGCCCCGCCAAGCCGCAGGCCGAGGCCGGCTCTGGCTGCAACTTCTGCTCCATCCCCTGGTGCTTGTTCTGGGCCACGGTCTTGCTGCTGATCATCTACCTGCAGTTCTCCTTCCGCAGCGCCGTCTGA